DNA from Pseudomonadota bacterium:
CTCTTCCGGGCGCTCGTGCTCATCGGCGCGCGCCTGTCGCTGCTCGTCATGTCGCTCGTCCCGCCGATGACCGCGATCCTGGGTTGGCTCGCGCTCGGGGAAGGGCTCGGGACGACCGATCTCATCGGCATGGCGCTCACCGTGGGCGGGGTCGTGTACGTCGTCATCGAGCGCCGGCCGGCGGGCAGCGGCGATGGCGGGCTCTCCCGGCGCGATCGGCGGCTGGGCGTTCTGCTCTGCCTCGGCGGCGCGTTCGGCCAGGCCGCGGGGCTCGTCCTGAGCAAGGTCGGCATGAAGAGCTACGACGCGTTCTCGGCGACCCAGATCCGCGTCATCGCCGGGATGGCCGGCTTCGCGCTGATCTTCTGCGTCATCGGCTGGTGGCCGCGCGTGGCCGCCGCGATGAAGGACGGGCGCGCGGTGGCGATCATCGGCGCGGGATCGGTCTTCGGCCCGTTCCTCGGCATCT
Protein-coding regions in this window:
- a CDS encoding DMT family transporter, which gives rise to MSGVDHLGELAALATAGCWTITAMVFETAGRRVGSLTVNLVRLAFATVLLGAWGAVTRGMPLPLDATPEAWGWLAASGVVGLTFGDLCLFRALVLIGARLSLLVMSLVPPMTAILGWLALGEGLGTTDLIGMALTVGGVVYVVIERRPAGSGDGGLSRRDRRLGVLLCLGGAFGQAAGLVLSKVGMKSYDAFSATQIRVIAGMAGFALIFCVIGWWPRVAAAMKDGRAVAIIGAGSVFGPFLGISLSLIAVQNTEAGVAATIMAIVPVLIIVPSVLIKKERISARAIIGAVVAVAGVGVMFL